Part of the Sodalinema gerasimenkoae IPPAS B-353 genome is shown below.
ATATAGGACGGGTTCTCTGCCGTGCCTCTGGCAGTTTTGATATTACCACCGCCTCGGGAAGAGTGGCAGGTATCAACCACAAATACTGCAAACCCATTCACAGGAAGGATGGTTACGCCTATGCTTGAAAGATTGACGGGGACTTTAGTCCCCCTGTCGCTTTTCCTCCCCGGTCTAAAGACACGGGGCTTCCACGCTCTCAAGAGGTTTACGTGAGTCCCCCTGTCGCTTTTCCTCCCCGGTCTAAAGACACGGGGCTTCCACGCTCTCAAGAGGTTTACGTGAACGCCACCCCAGAACAGACAAAGGATTGACTCAACATGACGACTCTGGAGTTTCAGAAATATCACGGTTTAGGCAATGATTTCATCCTGCTGGACAATCGCCACAGCAGCGATCCGCTCCTCACCCCCGAGCAAGCGCAACAGATCTGCGATCGCAATTTTGGCGTTGGGGCCGATGGCGTGATTTTCTTGCTCCCTGGCCATGATGGCAGCGATTACACCATGCGGATTTTCAACTCCGATGGCTCGGAACCGGAGATGTGCGGCAATGGCATCCGCTGTCTGGCTCAGTTTGCGGCACAACTCGAAGGCGAACGCCAAGTTACCTATCGCATCCACACCCTGGCGGGGGTCATCACCCCTGAACGACTAGCGGACGGACGGGTTAAAGTGAATATGGGAGAACCCCGTTTATTGGCGGGGCAAATTCCCACAACCCTGAAGGCTGAGTCTGAGAAGGTTGTGGATATGCCCTTAACTGTGGGCGATCGCGTCTGGCAGGTCACCACCGTCAGTATGGGGAATCCCCACTGCATCATCTTCGTCGATGATGTGGCCGCCATTCCCCTAGAGCAACTTGGCCCCCAATTTGAACATCATCCCCAGTTCCCCCAACGCATCAATACGGAGTTCATTGAGGTCACTCAGGGAAATTACGTAAAAATGCGGGTGTGGGAACGGGGAGCAGGTGCTACGCTAGCCTGTGGCACGGGAGCCTGTGCTTCTGTGGTTGCAGGGGTCCTCACCGGGCGCTGCGATCGCTCCACCACCGTTGAACTGCCGGGTGGTAACTTGGAGATTGACTGGTCGACTCAAGGATCAGTGTATATGACGGGGCCAGCCACCTTTGTCTTTGCAGGAACACTCGACTTGTAATCTGGCAGAGTCATCTGAACAGAATCCGAAGACAAGGGGGTAAGGTGAACTATCGCCAAAGTCCAGGTCACGTCAAAACAACTAAGGTATAGAGGATAACCCATGGGTGGAGGCATTTATCTAATCCAGGACGACGAGCAATTAGTCGAAATGACCGAGCAAGCTTACGAGTCCGAAGAACAACTCCAAGAACTACTCGAAACCTATCCCAATCTCCTAGCCGGAGATCAAATTGATACGGCGTTGCCGCGCTACTGGCTCTTAGTTCGCCGTGAAACCCCCATCCCCACTGAAGAAGATGGGGCAGGTCGTTGGTCTGTCGATCGCCTCTTCATCGACCAAAATGCGATCCCGACCCTCGTTGAAGTTAAACGCATTGATACCAGTCGCATCCGCCAAGAAGTCATTGGTCAGATGTTGGACTATGCCGCAAATGCCAGTATCTACTGGCCCATCGACACCATCGTGTCGCAGTTTGAAACCAACTGTCGCGAACAGGGACGAGATCCCGAAGAAGTCTTTGAGGAGTTTTTAGGGGAAGATGCCAATGAGGAGCGATTCTGGCAGAAGGTCAAAACGCACCTACAAGCCGGAAAGATTCGCCTCGTCTTTGTCGCCGATCGCATCGCCCCAGAATTGCGGCGGGTGGTGGAATTTCTCAATGAACAAGTCGATCCCGCTGAAGTGTTGGCCTTGGAGGTTAAACAATATGCCGATCACTCCTCCGAAGCCTTACGTTTACTGGTTCCTCGGGTATTAGGCCAGACGGCTGAGGCTCGTTTGAAAAAGTCCAGCGCCACCCGTGAACGCCGTCGTTGGGATGAAACGTCATTTTTCCCAGAATTCGCCAGTCGCCGGGGCGAGGAAGAGGCGGTAGTAGCACGAAAAATCCATGCCTGGGCCCAGGAAAAAATGCCTCATGTTGAAGTGCAATGGGGCAAGGGAGATAACTATGGGGGCTTTGGGGTATATTTCAAAGACGGTCGCGGCAAAATTGGTGCCGAGTTGTTTAACATCGGCATTTGGGGCGGCTTAGAGTTATCCTCACAAAATTACGGCTCCCAACCTCCCTTCAATCAGAGTGAACCCTGGAATGAACTCCGTTCTAAGTTTAGTTCGGTGGGCATCGCCTTACCGACGAATCCCACGGAAATTCGTTTCCCCTATCTGAGACTCTCGGCGTTGCAAGATGATCTGATGTTGGAACAGATTTTGCAAACTTTCACTTGGGCGGTAGAACAGGCGAAGGGGGTTTAGGAAGGCAGTAGGCAGTAGACAGTAGGCAGTAGACAAGACGTAGGGGCAATCCGCAAGTGGCGTGCCCTGGGCGATGGGGGGCGTCTTTAGTGGTTCCTCTGTGTTTGTTGTCAGTTGTTGACGTCTAGGGATTGGAGAGAGGCGCTGAGTCCGTTGCGTTGGAGTTCAGCGAGGACAGCTTCGGCCTGATTGCGGTGGCGGAAGGCGGCGGATTGGGTGATGCTACCATCGCGGCGGCGTAGGGTGAGGGCGTCGGGCATTAAGACCTGTACCAGTTGCAAGTCACTGTTGTTGCGGGGGATGACGGTGATGCGGAATTGTAGACGGGTTGGGGGGATGTTGGCGCTGGCGTAGGTGGGAGGTGGCGGAGGCGCACCAGCGGCGTTGGATAGGGCGGAGGTGGCGGGGAGGGGGAGATGACCGCGATCGCCAACGGGAGGATTGCCGTCAGGCACTGGCAGGGATGGCAAATCCCCGGCTGAGGGAATCGGGCGCGAGGGGGTTGGCGGCTGATAGCTGGGACTGGGACGATGGGCCAGTTGGGGAACCTGAGGCTTGGAACCGTCCGGGGAGGGCGATCGCTGTCGCATGGCGAAGGCGCTGGCGTTGCCCCAAGATAAGACTTCAACAGCATCATGACCCTCGGTCTCTGGCTCTCTGGTGGGTCTGTTGGCCTGGCGGCCAGAGGGTTGAGGGGCCCGCAGCCGACCGATATTGCCGCCCTGGTTATTAACAAACCGATTATTTTGTGAGAGGGCTTCGGCTTGAGGTGCGATCGCCACCCCTTGGTTGCCGTTATCCCGAAAGGTACTATTGACAATCCAGAGACGGCCCGAGTCCAGCCAAATTCCATGACCTTGAGGGTAACTTACTGTCACCCCATTGACACCAGAGCCATCGACTCCCACTAGGGCCGCCTGTTGACTGCCATAGGCCGTCTCAATACCATCGCCCCCGTGAATGATAACTCCCTGGCCTTGCTGCTGGGGATTCCCATAAAGCGTGACCCCAGAACGAAGCCGCAGGGGAAACTGCTCCCCACTCGCGCGGCTATAGGTTCCGGGACTGAGCATAATCACCGTATTGGTCCGGGCCCGACTGAGGGCATAGGTAATGGTTTGTAACGGGTTGGCTTCTGTGCCACCATTGGGCTGATCCTGTCCCTGACTGGGGTTGACGAACAACAAGGTTGCCTGAGACGATCGCGGCTGTGATGGCGAGGATTCTCCCCGAGTTCCAGGAACTGCTATCCCAGATTGGGCGATCGCCGGCTCAATAGTGATACTATTCGCCAGTGTAAGAGTGACAGCCCCCGCTGCCAACGCGCCAACTTGGCCAAATGATAACCCCATACAAGTAAATCCTAGGTGCGAGACAATGTAACATCTAGCGACGGGTCGATGTCCTCCACTCCAGTCTATGTCAACCCAAAAACACTGCCGATGAACCCTCGGGAAACCAACGAACCTACTGTTATTGAGGGGACGATGTCACTTGAAGGACAAGCCCATCACAACGCCCACCTCATCCCGATCTCCGTCTGCCGGATTCTGGATGCGAACCTTGATCGCGCTCGGGAAGGGATACGCATCGTTGAGGAATGGTGTCGTTTCGGATTAAACAACGCGGAGTTGACCGATACCTGCAAGCAAATGCGTCAGGAACTCGGCCGCTGGCATAGTGCCCAACTTCGCTCAGCCCGGAATACCCCTGATGACCCCGGTGTTGACCTCACTCACCCTCGCGAAGAACGACGAGAGAGTGTAGAACAGGTCTTACAGGCAAACCTCTGTCGTATCGAAGAAGCTCTACGAGTCCTAGAAGAATACGGGAAGCTTTACGACCCCGATCTCGGTCGTGCCTGTAAACAGATGCGCTATCAAGTTTATACCCTAGAAAGTTACTTTCTGGCGGATCAACGGCGGCAAACATTAAAACAAGCCTCCCTATATCTGGTCACCTCTCCGAGCGATCGCCTCTTTGAGGTGGTTGAAGCGGCTCTCCAGGGGGGACTCACCCTCGTGCAATATCGAGACAAGGATGCCGATGATGTCACCCGGCTCAACACAGCTCAAAAGCTTAAACATCTCTGCCATGAGTATGGGGCCCTGTTTATCCTCAACGATCGCGTGGATCTGGCCCTAGCCATTGAAGCCGACGGGGTGCATTTAGGCCAGCAAGATGTGCCCATTTCCTTTGCCCGCCAACTGTTGGGTGCGCAACGCATTATCGGTCGTTCCACCACTAGCCCCGAGGAAATGCGCCGGGCCTTAGCCGAAGGAGCCGATTATGTGGGAGTGGGGCCCGTCTATGCTACCCCCACCAAACAGGACAAAACCCCCGCCGGTTTAGACTATGTTCGCTATGCCGCCGAGCGTTGCCCGATTCCCTGGTTTGCCATTGGTGGCATTGATATGAATACCCTGCCGGAAGTCTTTGACGGAGGGGCGACTCGGGTGGCGATCGTGCGGGCCCTCATGCAAGCGGAACAACCGACTCTCGTCACACAGTATTTCCTCTCCCAGTTGGCCTGGGTGAACCGGATGCGTCGCCGCGATGAACAAGGGTAGGCGTGGAGCAGTTGCTGAACTATCGGGCCCTATTTGCGGAGTCAGAACCGGCTGTTTTAGCGGCCGTTGAGGGGCAACTGGCGCAAAAACTCCAGGACTTAGATCGGCAGTCTCCCCCCGTGGTGGTTCTGTTGGCGGAAACTGAGCCAATCTCATTTTTGGCTGGGGTTTTGGCGGCACAAATACGAGGGGTAGCCGTGATTTTGGCAAATCCTCGTTGGCGACGGGGCGAATGGCAACAGGTGCAGGAGCAAGTTCACTATACGCTGGCCTGGGGAGCGGTTCCGATTCCCCCCCGGCCCGGGTTAGAGGCGGCCGCCTATCCCCCCGCCGGGAGTCTGTTGATTGCCACTGGGGGAACCTCGGGGCGGATTCGTTTTGCGGTGCAGACTTGGGAGCGGCTCACCGCCTCAGCGTTCGGCTTTCAAAACCATATTCAGGCCCAGGCGATTCATTGTTGCTGTACCTTGCCCCTGTTTCATGTCAGTGGCTTAATGCAGGTTGTGCGATCGCTCGTGACGGGAGGGCGGCTGGTTCTGAGTGATTATAAACGGCTAGAAGCGGGGGAGTTGCCGCCGCTGAACCCGGAACAGTTCTGGATCTCCTTAGTGCCAACCCAGTTACAGCGGCTGTTGAGCAATCCCGAGATGATTCCCTGGTTACGGCGGTTTGCGGGGATTTTGCTAGGAGGTGCGCCCCCCTGGCCGGCTCTCTTGCACCAGGGGCGATCGCAGTTTCTCCCCCTCGCCCTAACCTATGGCATGACCGAGACGGCCTCCCAGGTTGCCACCTTACTGCCCCAGGAGTTTTTAGGGGGCAACAGCAGCAGTGGTCGTCCTCTCCCCCATAGTCAAATTCGGGTCATTGACCCCACGGGCAGACCCGTTAAGCCGGGGGAAATCGGTCAGGTAACGATTCAAGCCAAATCCCTTATGTGGGGCTATTATGGCGATTTTGGGGAAAATCTCTCTCCCTTGAAGGAACTGGTTAGCGACGATTATGGCTACTTGGATGAGGCGGGCTATTTACACATTATGGGCCGGGGTAGCCAGATGATTATCAGCGGCGGAGAAAAGGTGTTTCCCCCTGAAGTCGAAGCCGTATTACGAGACTGTCCGGGAATTGAGGATGTCTGTGTGCTGGGGGTAGCTGATGAAGACTGGGGACAGGTGGTGGTGGCGGTGTATGTACCGGCCGAGGCCGAGTCGTCGGAGGTGATTCTCGCGCAAGGGCGATCGCGCTTATCGCAACAATTAGCCCCCTACAAACACCCTAAACGCTGGCTGGCCACAGAGCGCATTCCCCGCAACAGTCGGGGGAAACTTGAACTAGAAGCCGTCCACCGGCTCATTTCAACGTTTGGAACCGGCAAACAAGGCCCCAAATACGGCAACAATCAGTAAGGTTAGATAGCCAAAAACGGCAAGCCAATCGAGAACAAACGCAGTATCAACAGTTGCGAGCATACGCTTAAAATTGAGAAGATTTCTAAAATTAGGATGTGGTTTTGGGGTTGAATTCTCTGATTTAGGTAGAAAAAAGTCTTCGGAATTTCAAAAGATTTTAAGTTGTCGGTCAAGTCAATAGAACGTTAAGACCCTGACCTGAAGAGCAATTCTTCGTAACAAACCTACTGATTACATCATAATCTTCTAACTCTCCAAAACCAAAATTTAATGTTTTGCATTTAGACTATGGTGCATTGTACCAGTTCCATCATAACTAGAGCAATCGTCATTGCAATCACCATCCCCCCTTC
Proteins encoded:
- the dapF gene encoding diaminopimelate epimerase, with the protein product MTTLEFQKYHGLGNDFILLDNRHSSDPLLTPEQAQQICDRNFGVGADGVIFLLPGHDGSDYTMRIFNSDGSEPEMCGNGIRCLAQFAAQLEGERQVTYRIHTLAGVITPERLADGRVKVNMGEPRLLAGQIPTTLKAESEKVVDMPLTVGDRVWQVTTVSMGNPHCIIFVDDVAAIPLEQLGPQFEHHPQFPQRINTEFIEVTQGNYVKMRVWERGAGATLACGTGACASVVAGVLTGRCDRSTTVELPGGNLEIDWSTQGSVYMTGPATFVFAGTLDL
- a CDS encoding DUF1565 domain-containing protein, whose product is MGLSFGQVGALAAGAVTLTLANSITIEPAIAQSGIAVPGTRGESSPSQPRSSQATLLFVNPSQGQDQPNGGTEANPLQTITYALSRARTNTVIMLSPGTYSRASGEQFPLRLRSGVTLYGNPQQQGQGVIIHGGDGIETAYGSQQAALVGVDGSGVNGVTVSYPQGHGIWLDSGRLWIVNSTFRDNGNQGVAIAPQAEALSQNNRFVNNQGGNIGRLRAPQPSGRQANRPTREPETEGHDAVEVLSWGNASAFAMRQRSPSPDGSKPQVPQLAHRPSPSYQPPTPSRPIPSAGDLPSLPVPDGNPPVGDRGHLPLPATSALSNAAGAPPPPPTYASANIPPTRLQFRITVIPRNNSDLQLVQVLMPDALTLRRRDGSITQSAAFRHRNQAEAVLAELQRNGLSASLQSLDVNN
- a CDS encoding thiamine phosphate synthase, yielding MSLEGQAHHNAHLIPISVCRILDANLDRAREGIRIVEEWCRFGLNNAELTDTCKQMRQELGRWHSAQLRSARNTPDDPGVDLTHPREERRESVEQVLQANLCRIEEALRVLEEYGKLYDPDLGRACKQMRYQVYTLESYFLADQRRQTLKQASLYLVTSPSDRLFEVVEAALQGGLTLVQYRDKDADDVTRLNTAQKLKHLCHEYGALFILNDRVDLALAIEADGVHLGQQDVPISFARQLLGAQRIIGRSTTSPEEMRRALAEGADYVGVGPVYATPTKQDKTPAGLDYVRYAAERCPIPWFAIGGIDMNTLPEVFDGGATRVAIVRALMQAEQPTLVTQYFLSQLAWVNRMRRRDEQG
- a CDS encoding AMP-binding protein, giving the protein MEQLLNYRALFAESEPAVLAAVEGQLAQKLQDLDRQSPPVVVLLAETEPISFLAGVLAAQIRGVAVILANPRWRRGEWQQVQEQVHYTLAWGAVPIPPRPGLEAAAYPPAGSLLIATGGTSGRIRFAVQTWERLTASAFGFQNHIQAQAIHCCCTLPLFHVSGLMQVVRSLVTGGRLVLSDYKRLEAGELPPLNPEQFWISLVPTQLQRLLSNPEMIPWLRRFAGILLGGAPPWPALLHQGRSQFLPLALTYGMTETASQVATLLPQEFLGGNSSSGRPLPHSQIRVIDPTGRPVKPGEIGQVTIQAKSLMWGYYGDFGENLSPLKELVSDDYGYLDEAGYLHIMGRGSQMIISGGEKVFPPEVEAVLRDCPGIEDVCVLGVADEDWGQVVVAVYVPAEAESSEVILAQGRSRLSQQLAPYKHPKRWLATERIPRNSRGKLELEAVHRLISTFGTGKQGPKYGNNQ